A DNA window from uncultured Methanoregula sp. contains the following coding sequences:
- a CDS encoding ABC transporter permease, which yields MNRKILFWVSIAVLFIYIGIALAAPLIAPLGPTEITGNPLQPPGDGHLFGTNDVGQDIFAQLVYGARITLLFGFCAALLSVLISTSVGILLGYYGGLVDEIASRIIDILMPIPIFPLLIVLTTFFNTGIVQVSMLMGILGSLHGIRVIRAPALSLAKTPFIEGARAIGASDLRIMSRHLLPNLMPIVTAKFVSSSQHFLVMGVGLSFIGLWDTMTVDWGSMIQNAYTFGALSLGLWWWILPPGIAVVGISLALALAGYSMEESFNPRLEVNRI from the coding sequence ATGAATAGGAAGATCCTCTTCTGGGTGAGTATTGCAGTCCTGTTCATCTATATCGGGATCGCACTTGCCGCCCCGCTGATTGCCCCCCTCGGCCCCACGGAGATCACCGGAAATCCTCTCCAGCCCCCGGGTGACGGGCACCTGTTTGGAACCAACGACGTGGGCCAGGATATCTTTGCCCAGCTGGTGTACGGGGCCCGCATCACCCTGCTCTTCGGGTTCTGTGCTGCTCTGTTGTCCGTCCTTATCAGCACCAGCGTGGGAATTTTACTTGGGTATTATGGCGGTCTTGTCGATGAGATCGCATCCCGGATAATCGATATCCTGATGCCCATCCCCATCTTTCCCCTCCTCATTGTTCTGACCACATTTTTCAATACGGGAATCGTGCAGGTCAGTATGTTGATGGGAATCCTCGGGAGCCTCCATGGCATCCGGGTCATCCGCGCCCCGGCACTCTCGCTTGCGAAGACGCCGTTTATTGAGGGAGCACGTGCCATCGGAGCTTCAGATCTCCGGATCATGTCCCGGCATCTTCTTCCCAACCTGATGCCGATCGTGACAGCAAAATTCGTCTCTTCATCGCAGCATTTTCTCGTCATGGGAGTGGGACTGAGTTTCATCGGGCTCTGGGATACCATGACGGTGGACTGGGGCTCGATGATCCAGAATGCCTATACCTTCGGGGCACTTTCCTTAGGCCTCTGGTGGTGGATACTTCCGCCTGGCATTGCGGTTGTCGGGATCTCCCTTGCCCTGGCTCTCGCCGGCTACAGCATGGAGGAGTCTTTCAACCCCCGCCTTGAGGTGAACCGTATATGA
- a CDS encoding ABC transporter substrate-binding protein, whose amino-acid sequence MEENLHKTRNRIIIFTSVCLVIIIALILSAWASLPGTAPGVAIKSQQLSFGDVIIPVDSPTSITYSNSMKKDSSPPTVYEHLVDKDLNGKFTPALAESWDVSGDAKTWTFHLVKNATWNDGVAFTCSDVKFTRDYMKTNNLTLGFVLNDVQSIDCPDDHTAVFTLKTSYSGFLDQISHTPGITFAPRHFWENITDPQTYMDTKFVGTGPFVFVKAEPGYVQLKRNDAYHGKVPKISGVVLRLITNPDSQVLALKNGEIDVVSGISPAVARSLQQEKNISVYTIRDSATYEIAFNSNQYPANISGFRRAMSHAIDRDTISALIGTGSPTNTTFLIPDLAGDYVNPADVGMYDYDLTKAAEMLAEAGFTKSSDGKLLGPDKKPVTITIPTGGEGGSGKQNTGVNTGSGTSQKLITVLKNDWAKLGITINTVTYDDKTRYRSAVNANPVFIDSFPVQLHDNANALIDFAVTPMQETNYYNYNNPEYNSLVSQMKNTSDPAEIKKLGYRMQDLLARDIPTVPVCTTDTIVAYRNDRFTGWDIGPGYYSILNPNVLENLTPVQTS is encoded by the coding sequence ATGGAAGAGAACCTGCACAAGACACGGAATCGGATTATTATCTTCACCAGTGTATGCCTCGTCATTATCATTGCATTAATCCTGAGTGCGTGGGCTTCCCTGCCCGGGACTGCACCGGGAGTTGCGATAAAAAGCCAGCAATTGTCTTTCGGGGATGTCATTATCCCGGTGGATTCCCCGACGTCTATTACCTATTCGAACAGCATGAAGAAAGACAGCAGTCCCCCGACGGTCTACGAACATCTTGTGGACAAGGATCTTAACGGGAAGTTTACTCCCGCTCTTGCCGAGAGCTGGGATGTTTCCGGGGATGCAAAGACCTGGACATTCCACCTGGTAAAAAACGCAACATGGAATGACGGTGTTGCGTTCACGTGCTCAGATGTGAAATTTACCCGGGATTACATGAAAACCAACAACCTGACCCTGGGGTTCGTGCTGAACGATGTCCAGTCCATTGACTGCCCGGACGACCACACCGCCGTCTTTACACTCAAAACATCCTATTCCGGTTTCCTCGACCAGATCTCACACACGCCGGGTATCACGTTCGCTCCCCGCCATTTCTGGGAAAATATCACTGACCCTCAGACGTATATGGATACAAAATTCGTGGGAACGGGACCGTTTGTCTTTGTCAAAGCTGAACCAGGGTATGTCCAGCTGAAGAGAAATGACGCATATCACGGGAAGGTTCCCAAGATCAGCGGTGTCGTGCTGCGGCTCATCACCAACCCGGACAGCCAGGTACTGGCCCTGAAAAACGGGGAGATTGATGTAGTGTCGGGGATTTCCCCTGCGGTGGCACGGAGCCTGCAGCAGGAGAAAAATATCAGTGTCTACACTATCCGCGATTCGGCTACGTACGAGATCGCCTTCAACTCAAACCAGTACCCTGCCAACATTTCCGGTTTCCGGCGTGCAATGAGTCACGCCATAGACCGGGATACGATCAGTGCCCTCATCGGCACCGGCAGCCCCACCAATACGACATTCCTGATACCGGACCTTGCCGGGGACTACGTAAACCCTGCCGATGTCGGGATGTATGATTATGACCTGACAAAAGCAGCGGAGATGCTTGCAGAAGCCGGGTTCACGAAGAGCAGTGATGGGAAACTACTGGGACCGGATAAAAAACCGGTCACGATCACGATCCCAACCGGCGGGGAAGGCGGAAGCGGCAAGCAGAACACGGGAGTCAATACCGGGAGTGGCACATCCCAGAAACTGATCACGGTGCTGAAAAATGACTGGGCAAAACTGGGAATCACCATAAATACCGTCACCTATGACGACAAGACCCGGTACCGCTCAGCAGTGAATGCCAACCCGGTCTTCATCGATTCATTCCCAGTACAGCTGCACGACAATGCAAATGCTCTCATTGATTTCGCCGTGACACCCATGCAGGAGACGAATTATTACAATTACAATAATCCGGAATACAACAGCCTTGTCAGCCAGATGAAGAACACGTCAGACCCGGCAGAGATAAAAAAACTCGGGTACCGTATGCAGGATCTCCTTGCCCGGGACATCCCGACGGTCCCGGTCTGTACAACGGACACGATCGTTGCCTACCGGAACGACCGGTTTACCGGCTGGGATATTGGTCCGGGGTATTACAGTATCCTCAACCCAAACGTGCTTGAGAATCTGACCCCGGTCCAGACATCCTAA
- a CDS encoding ABC transporter ATP-binding protein: MTLLEVEDLSVRFETRSGAVPVIDSIDMRLIAGERTAIIGESGCGKTVFAMSVMRLLPPNARVSGSIRYDGRDLLQVSETGMQQIRGKGIAMISQNSPSSLNPVVTIGDQIGESLTIHTCCARDKNQQETVRLLDDLGFIHPEQDMKKYPHQFSGGMRERVMIAIALACNPDLIIADEPTSGLDPLVKAQILALLKKVLDKRTLLLITHDLGTASALASLTAVMYSGEIVEYGPTREVFALPLHPYTQGLIASLPSAGFHPIPGISPPPGAFPAGCRFYPRCSCATDRCKSNHPLLRTAGKDRQVRCFRYD, translated from the coding sequence ATGACCCTGCTTGAGGTCGAGGACCTGTCAGTAAGGTTCGAGACCCGGTCCGGCGCCGTCCCGGTGATCGATAGTATCGACATGCGTCTCATTGCGGGAGAGAGGACTGCCATTATCGGGGAATCGGGCTGCGGCAAGACCGTCTTTGCAATGTCGGTGATGCGCCTGCTGCCCCCAAATGCCCGCGTCTCCGGATCGATCCGGTATGACGGCAGGGATCTCCTGCAGGTCTCCGAGACCGGAATGCAGCAGATTCGGGGGAAAGGGATTGCCATGATCTCCCAGAACTCCCCGTCATCCCTCAACCCGGTTGTTACGATTGGCGACCAGATCGGCGAATCCCTCACCATTCATACATGTTGTGCAAGGGACAAGAACCAGCAGGAGACAGTCCGCCTGCTGGATGATCTCGGGTTTATCCATCCCGAACAGGATATGAAGAAATACCCGCACCAGTTCTCCGGGGGTATGCGGGAACGCGTCATGATCGCAATCGCTCTTGCGTGCAACCCGGATCTGATCATTGCCGATGAGCCTACCTCAGGCCTCGATCCCCTGGTAAAAGCCCAGATCCTTGCCCTTCTGAAAAAAGTACTCGATAAACGAACGCTCCTCCTGATCACCCATGACCTAGGGACGGCGTCGGCCCTGGCATCCCTGACTGCCGTCATGTACTCGGGTGAGATCGTGGAGTACGGACCAACCCGCGAGGTGTTCGCACTGCCCCTGCACCCGTATACCCAGGGCCTTATCGCATCGTTGCCCTCGGCCGGGTTCCACCCGATCCCCGGCATTAGTCCCCCGCCGGGAGCATTTCCGGCAGGCTGCCGGTTTTACCCGCGATGCAGCTGTGCAACGGATCGGTGCAAAAGCAATCACCCGCTCCTGAGAACTGCCGGAAAGGACCGGCAGGTGAGGTGTTTCCGGTATGATTGA
- a CDS encoding class I SAM-dependent methyltransferase, with product MADTPDPSWRLLEDVRQYDEFTRMIVASIYPVIADQVLERTGITSGTCLDLGSGPAPLALALALLSNLRVTALDCSPGMIALAEKNIRKNHLEDRVVPVLGDVHAIPADDGTFDLVVSRGSYHSWTDLPAAFREIYRVLKQGGTAYIGGGYGSARIRNEVLVIMKANGISRDPDCPDRIRFRRIQPEEIADSVESAGISDYRIINDDSGFWIIIRKNREQKAIPKNPLHFHDGFFFTP from the coding sequence ATGGCAGATACACCCGATCCCTCGTGGAGACTGCTGGAAGATGTCCGGCAATACGATGAATTCACCCGGATGATAGTTGCCTCCATCTATCCCGTCATCGCCGACCAGGTTCTCGAACGGACCGGGATCACAAGCGGCACCTGTCTCGATCTAGGATCAGGGCCGGCCCCGCTGGCCCTTGCCCTTGCCCTGCTCTCGAACCTCCGGGTGACCGCGCTGGACTGCTCGCCGGGGATGATCGCTCTTGCAGAAAAGAATATCCGGAAAAACCACCTGGAAGACCGGGTCGTGCCGGTCCTCGGGGATGTCCATGCAATCCCGGCAGACGATGGCACGTTCGATCTCGTAGTCAGCCGGGGATCGTACCACTCCTGGACCGATCTTCCGGCCGCGTTCCGGGAGATCTACCGGGTTCTCAAGCAGGGCGGTACGGCCTATATTGGCGGGGGATATGGCAGCGCACGGATCCGGAATGAAGTGCTGGTCATCATGAAAGCAAATGGGATATCCCGTGATCCGGATTGCCCTGACCGGATCCGGTTCCGCAGGATACAACCCGAGGAGATTGCAGATTCGGTGGAATCTGCAGGGATCAGCGATTACCGGATCATCAACGATGATTCCGGGTTCTGGATTATTATCCGGAAAAACAGAGAACAAAAAGCAATTCCAAAGAACCCGTTGCATTTTCACGACGGATTTTTTTTCACACCATGA
- a CDS encoding ABC transporter permease, with protein sequence MISGQYLIRRLCFSGLSFLVCITLTFFLLHLMPGDYITNYLLWLTNKVPKEAVEQFYQQFGLNLPLSDQYVLYIINIFHGQWGYSYAYGLPVFSLIVEKLSWSLVLLLPSTILGILIGTVMGAWSGWRSGSRKDLALFNIMIVIRAIPEFWWAIMAVMIFSFYLQWFPLGGYSSIGILSTGLSIPDLLYHAILPIALMTLFIATGNYYVMRNSMIAVIGEDYITTARAKGLDERAVLWRHALKNALLPMITIASFQCAAIITGNIFIETVFSWPGIGFLTTEALRMRDLPLLEGIFLLDALFTIGAMLLADILASMIDPRIRMGNDE encoded by the coding sequence ATGATCAGCGGACAGTATCTTATACGGCGGCTCTGTTTCAGCGGGCTGTCGTTTCTTGTCTGCATAACCCTCACCTTTTTTCTCCTTCACCTCATGCCGGGGGATTATATCACCAACTACCTGCTCTGGCTCACCAATAAGGTGCCTAAAGAGGCTGTCGAACAGTTCTACCAGCAGTTCGGGCTCAACCTTCCACTCTCCGACCAGTACGTTCTCTACATCATCAACATATTCCACGGTCAGTGGGGTTACTCCTACGCGTACGGCCTGCCGGTCTTCTCTCTGATCGTGGAGAAACTCAGCTGGTCGCTTGTACTTCTTCTGCCATCCACGATTCTTGGGATCCTTATCGGCACGGTGATGGGTGCATGGTCGGGATGGCGATCCGGCAGCCGGAAGGATCTCGCACTCTTCAACATCATGATCGTGATCCGCGCAATCCCCGAGTTCTGGTGGGCGATCATGGCGGTCATGATCTTTTCCTTTTACCTCCAGTGGTTTCCTCTCGGGGGATACAGCAGTATCGGGATACTGTCAACCGGCCTCAGTATTCCGGACTTGCTTTACCATGCGATCCTGCCCATCGCGCTTATGACACTTTTCATCGCCACCGGGAATTACTACGTGATGCGTAACTCGATGATCGCAGTCATCGGGGAGGATTATATCACGACTGCCCGGGCAAAAGGGCTGGACGAGCGGGCGGTCCTCTGGCGGCATGCGCTGAAAAATGCACTCCTCCCGATGATAACTATTGCCTCATTCCAGTGCGCTGCGATCATCACGGGAAACATATTCATTGAAACGGTGTTTTCCTGGCCTGGAATTGGATTCTTGACCACCGAGGCCTTAAGGATGCGGGATTTGCCGTTGCTTGAGGGGATCTTCCTTCTGGATGCCCTGTTTACCATCGGCGCAATGCTGCTGGCCGACATCCTCGCCTCCATGATCGATCCGCGGATCAGGATGGGGAACGATGAATAG
- a CDS encoding type IV pilin N-terminal domain-containing protein, with product MVTYKKFRNDKAISPVVGIMLMLVVTVVIAAVVTAYAGGLTGSTKQAPKAIIEGTYSQTDGMKIIHVSGDPVALSEVQFRTTPSELFGADAAKFAWPIDKTIILFNKDGVNQPVTFPGSGFYNKSSFIVGDTLTIAKSNCTDYVSSTDINATPWAKTLGEQTKSGKTYWGIITSFPGVNANARVNWGLDSESKAQYFAAYAFSNPANIGKYFYLDLVDPSGNRIHRAKVTITA from the coding sequence ATGGTAACTTATAAGAAATTCCGGAACGATAAAGCAATCTCGCCGGTCGTCGGCATCATGCTGATGCTGGTTGTCACGGTCGTCATTGCAGCAGTCGTCACCGCTTATGCCGGCGGACTGACCGGCTCGACAAAACAGGCGCCGAAAGCGATCATCGAAGGAACCTACAGTCAGACAGACGGGATGAAAATTATTCACGTGAGCGGCGACCCGGTTGCGCTTTCCGAAGTCCAGTTCAGAACAACCCCGTCCGAACTCTTCGGGGCGGATGCAGCCAAGTTCGCCTGGCCCATTGACAAGACGATCATCCTGTTCAATAAAGATGGTGTCAATCAACCGGTCACTTTCCCCGGCAGCGGATTCTACAACAAATCGTCGTTTATCGTTGGGGATACCCTGACCATCGCAAAAAGCAATTGTACTGACTACGTCAGTAGTACTGATATAAATGCAACCCCGTGGGCAAAGACTCTCGGAGAACAGACGAAGAGTGGGAAAACCTACTGGGGAATTATTACCAGTTTCCCCGGCGTGAATGCAAATGCCCGTGTCAACTGGGGACTTGATTCTGAATCGAAGGCCCAGTATTTTGCTGCCTATGCATTCAGCAACCCGGCGAATATTGGCAAGTACTTCTACCTGGACCTGGTGGACCCGTCCGGCAACCGCATACACCGTGCCAAGGTCACCATCACTGCGTGA
- a CDS encoding type IV pilin — protein MNHLERILKKNGEDAISPVIGIMLMLVVTVIIAAVVSGFSGDLMGSKSAKTPTIGMDVKIKNTGLYASSVFEATVTSVSDPIPTKDLKLVTSWTNNAGVTGGASVTGSTNIVGWTAGGFPATGGVAPWGAGPGVSEMNTGVPSKPGQQFGKYTLLGGTVMYAYPAGQSGGVMSIPGTSGYGLTTQGSYTADWTGTDGMQAVLGSGWQTLLPGNTVNVKMVYVPTSTAIFDKDVVVS, from the coding sequence ATGAATCATCTGGAACGAATTCTGAAAAAAAACGGCGAAGACGCAATCTCACCGGTCATCGGCATCATGCTGATGCTGGTTGTAACCGTCATCATCGCGGCGGTGGTGAGCGGGTTCTCCGGCGATCTTATGGGTAGTAAGTCGGCGAAGACCCCTACAATTGGAATGGATGTGAAGATCAAGAACACCGGTCTCTATGCATCGAGTGTTTTTGAGGCAACAGTAACCTCGGTCTCCGACCCGATCCCAACGAAAGACCTGAAACTGGTCACATCGTGGACAAATAACGCGGGTGTAACCGGCGGTGCAAGTGTAACTGGATCTACAAATATCGTCGGATGGACTGCAGGGGGATTCCCCGCTACCGGTGGAGTTGCACCATGGGGAGCTGGTCCGGGAGTCTCGGAAATGAACACAGGAGTACCGAGTAAGCCTGGGCAGCAGTTCGGAAAATACACGCTCCTTGGCGGTACGGTTATGTACGCCTATCCTGCCGGTCAGTCAGGAGGAGTTATGAGCATCCCCGGTACTTCGGGATACGGGCTCACAACCCAGGGTTCGTATACCGCTGATTGGACTGGTACAGATGGAATGCAGGCAGTCCTTGGTAGTGGCTGGCAAACCTTATTGCCCGGCAACACGGTGAACGTCAAGATGGTGTATGTTCCCACTAGTACAGCCATCTTCGATAAGGATGTGGTGGTGAGCTGA
- a CDS encoding ATP-binding cassette domain-containing protein, whose protein sequence is MIELEQVSKSYTSGFFRKREARVLENVSLTIKKGETLGLVGESGSGKSTLGRIMIRLAEPSAGRVLFEGSDLFALGKSAMRQLRPRMQIVFQDPDTALDPRLSIGASIAEPLLIWHRADRSEMADRTAALFEMVGLQPELAGRRPFELSGGQKQRAALARALALEPEFLVLDEPTAALDLSVQAQILSLIQVLKRRMNLTMLFISHDLQLIGQMSDQVAVLHQGRVVEYGHTREVLNRPSHAYTARLVDAARESDAWFGKPAPPE, encoded by the coding sequence ATGATTGAACTCGAACAGGTCTCGAAGAGTTATACCTCGGGCTTCTTCCGGAAGAGAGAGGCCCGGGTCCTGGAAAACGTGTCCCTTACCATAAAAAAAGGCGAGACCCTGGGACTGGTCGGGGAGAGCGGCAGCGGGAAGTCCACGCTTGGCCGGATCATGATCCGGCTTGCGGAGCCAAGCGCCGGCCGGGTCCTGTTCGAAGGATCCGATCTCTTCGCGCTTGGAAAATCCGCCATGCGGCAGCTCCGGCCCCGGATGCAGATTGTTTTCCAGGATCCCGATACCGCGCTGGACCCGCGCCTGAGCATCGGCGCATCCATTGCCGAACCGCTTCTCATCTGGCACCGGGCCGACCGGAGTGAGATGGCCGACCGGACCGCCGCCCTCTTCGAGATGGTCGGCCTGCAACCGGAACTTGCCGGCCGCCGCCCCTTCGAACTCTCCGGTGGCCAGAAGCAGCGGGCTGCCCTTGCCCGCGCCCTTGCCCTGGAACCGGAGTTCCTTGTCCTGGACGAGCCTACCGCTGCGCTCGACCTGTCCGTCCAGGCCCAGATATTAAGCCTCATCCAGGTGCTCAAGCGGAGAATGAATCTCACTATGCTCTTCATTTCCCACGATCTGCAGCTCATCGGGCAGATGAGCGACCAGGTTGCGGTCCTGCACCAAGGAAGGGTGGTGGAATACGGTCATACCCGGGAGGTCCTGAACCGGCCGTCTCATGCTTACACCGCCCGGCTCGTGGATGCTGCACGGGAAAGCGATGCCTGGTTTGGGAAACCGGCTCCGCCGGAATGA